The following coding sequences are from one Candidatus Nitrohelix vancouverensis window:
- a CDS encoding PQQ-like beta-propeller repeat protein — protein sequence MLSQTGDSYRIYLCPDGVQLSVFPSISFSNLKNLPLFHDAHLSICQHTSRRRIMFQGMSFLRNGTRWHRSLQFPALIFVFAIISFLFIFYYYRPLISPFPQQNINDLHLFTAAKNKFVAKLPLSSNASFRFLYSQVQIRLPQFQTLPLRMEIKGGSLYGPTLDSIEIWNPQKTSVTQSGNFDFFSWSHDSFYLTITAKNPQDLNQIKVDLSIGSHLTDTFNSKDGWDHNGWSRLYRLLFLSSVLTFIVVGPLCLLHAKFELKPPGFIHRLQQKNIALIALAIILLFGLYKSWIILKTIYLPGFSYCNDQWTSWDLKMGEETYPLFFPFYNYAPGIPTFFKIIFEVTKFMGFPEDGVVYRELSYRFVMISIAFIGNISLYFFLVKLFKESDLPGQWIFPLLPVSFLALHPDLIFTYMTAQNQGGLLIAFFVALMILSYRLAFHRQNTSDLILWGLLGGLFILWRNELKLVPFIYLTLIFCGWGLKKCTFKTISILLISTLSLPLLYMSLNQYRFGKFEMHQASLFSVSISTHVGNDYRDNAMGFMYDDMSVVKQSYFLTKDFYPNEFYEAPNNESNAKYSRDFFFKYASDHPDEILKAWQNRTPNNVFNFVRNALPGTCENVHPRLISVIPQHYTNYFFLVTTAGLILLPFAIFANIRFALYFLIPSLFAIYAVGMGGSGIGYTPYAYLTILLSCGLGLSQIYKYCLRFYRWSLNAPQKELQEWAQPYPLWIQVSTVLFGALLMVAFWIACKGYNPTHENFIRSSELNSVDRGKRIFENNQHLPSINIKWMRKVPSGTMPREQGHLLRYKNNVVFTTYEVLMVLNAKTGEGKQLEHSHGNPNFTGYFSLRDNLLFLVEHTPNDVRKRIRFINLDTLDTLGFSPVGFYVQSKFLIDEKRFYHIAPNNGSYHLAGQEYHFDFFEREKEEWSGKAPAMWSFNEAPSVSGIAQSEHALYLGTVGQGKFYAVDKSTGQSIWSYQGKTHSHSTPVIHNKTVIYGDIDGTIYQLHINDGSLVQKIETNTNILNGIEVVGDVVYSVSWDEFITASDLKTGKMLWKIKGYGGMKSKPAYKNGHLYVGSGTWLLKINAATGEVVWKIDLGTYVMDTPLFHNNMIIVRSLYAVYGLEEHAIDTPRTM from the coding sequence GTGCTTAGCCAAACTGGCGATAGCTACCGCATTTACCTCTGCCCAGATGGCGTTCAACTATCCGTTTTTCCATCAATATCCTTTTCTAACTTAAAAAACTTACCATTATTTCATGATGCCCACCTATCAATTTGTCAGCATACAAGTAGGCGACGCATAATGTTTCAAGGGATGTCGTTTCTCAGAAACGGTACAAGATGGCATAGATCCTTACAATTCCCTGCACTCATATTCGTATTTGCAATCATTTCGTTTTTATTTATATTTTACTATTATCGCCCTTTAATTTCGCCCTTTCCTCAACAGAACATCAACGATCTACATTTATTCACAGCCGCCAAAAACAAGTTTGTGGCAAAATTGCCGCTCTCGTCAAACGCATCCTTCCGTTTTCTATACAGTCAGGTTCAGATCAGACTTCCCCAATTTCAGACCTTGCCTTTGCGCATGGAAATCAAAGGAGGAAGTCTTTATGGTCCAACCCTCGATTCAATTGAGATCTGGAACCCTCAAAAAACATCAGTCACCCAAAGCGGCAATTTCGATTTTTTTTCATGGTCTCATGATTCATTCTATCTGACTATCACGGCAAAAAATCCGCAAGATCTTAATCAAATTAAAGTGGATCTTTCCATCGGCAGTCATTTAACCGACACCTTTAACTCAAAGGATGGATGGGATCATAATGGCTGGTCGCGCTTGTACCGTCTCTTATTTCTTTCAAGCGTTCTAACATTTATCGTCGTCGGTCCCCTCTGCCTTTTGCACGCAAAGTTTGAATTAAAGCCTCCTGGTTTTATCCACAGACTCCAGCAAAAAAATATTGCGTTGATCGCGCTTGCCATCATCCTGTTGTTTGGCCTCTACAAATCCTGGATTATTTTAAAAACCATTTACCTGCCGGGTTTTTCGTACTGCAACGATCAATGGACAAGCTGGGATCTTAAGATGGGAGAGGAAACCTACCCTCTTTTTTTTCCTTTTTATAATTACGCGCCCGGGATCCCCACCTTTTTCAAAATAATTTTTGAAGTCACAAAATTCATGGGCTTTCCCGAAGACGGGGTGGTCTATAGAGAGCTGAGTTATCGATTCGTAATGATCTCAATTGCATTCATTGGGAATATCTCGCTCTATTTTTTCCTGGTTAAACTTTTTAAAGAGTCGGACCTGCCGGGCCAATGGATTTTTCCGCTCCTTCCTGTATCGTTTCTAGCGCTCCACCCAGACTTGATTTTCACTTATATGACAGCGCAGAATCAGGGGGGATTGCTCATTGCGTTTTTTGTCGCTCTGATGATCCTGTCTTACCGCCTTGCATTTCACCGGCAAAATACAAGCGATTTAATTCTATGGGGATTGCTGGGAGGGCTATTCATTTTATGGAGAAATGAATTAAAACTGGTTCCATTCATATATTTGACATTGATCTTTTGCGGGTGGGGGTTGAAAAAATGTACGTTCAAAACCATCTCGATATTGCTGATAAGCACCTTGAGCTTGCCGCTCTTGTACATGTCGCTCAATCAATATCGTTTTGGAAAGTTTGAAATGCACCAAGCCTCTCTTTTCTCAGTTTCCATTTCCACTCATGTTGGCAATGACTACAGAGATAATGCAATGGGGTTTATGTACGACGATATGTCTGTCGTCAAACAAAGTTACTTTCTAACCAAAGATTTCTACCCTAACGAATTCTACGAAGCCCCCAATAATGAATCTAACGCAAAATACTCCCGAGATTTCTTTTTTAAATATGCGTCCGACCATCCCGATGAAATATTAAAAGCATGGCAAAATCGCACCCCTAATAATGTATTCAACTTCGTAAGAAATGCATTGCCGGGAACTTGTGAAAACGTTCATCCTCGCCTCATCAGCGTTATCCCTCAGCATTACACAAATTATTTTTTTCTTGTCACGACCGCGGGCCTGATTTTGCTTCCTTTCGCAATTTTTGCAAACATAAGATTTGCGCTTTATTTTTTAATCCCATCCTTATTCGCTATTTATGCGGTGGGAATGGGTGGAAGCGGAATTGGCTACACGCCATATGCCTACTTAACAATTCTGCTTTCCTGCGGATTAGGACTGTCTCAAATCTATAAATATTGCCTGCGTTTTTACCGTTGGTCGCTGAACGCGCCTCAGAAGGAATTGCAAGAATGGGCGCAACCTTACCCACTTTGGATCCAGGTTTCGACAGTATTATTCGGCGCTTTGCTCATGGTTGCGTTTTGGATCGCCTGCAAGGGATACAACCCAACACATGAAAACTTCATTAGATCCAGCGAATTGAACAGCGTGGACCGGGGAAAACGCATCTTCGAAAACAATCAGCACCTGCCCTCCATCAATATCAAATGGATGCGCAAGGTTCCCAGCGGCACCATGCCTCGCGAACAAGGCCACCTTTTGCGCTACAAAAACAATGTCGTCTTCACGACGTATGAAGTCTTAATGGTGTTAAACGCTAAAACCGGGGAGGGCAAACAATTAGAACACTCCCACGGAAACCCGAACTTCACAGGATATTTTTCACTTAGAGACAATCTATTATTCCTCGTTGAGCACACCCCGAACGATGTTCGCAAACGAATTCGATTCATTAATCTGGACACGTTGGACACATTGGGATTTTCTCCCGTCGGATTTTATGTTCAATCGAAATTTTTGATAGATGAAAAACGTTTTTACCACATCGCTCCCAATAACGGAAGTTACCACCTGGCGGGACAGGAGTATCACTTTGATTTTTTTGAGCGCGAGAAGGAGGAATGGAGCGGAAAGGCTCCAGCCATGTGGTCATTCAACGAAGCGCCCTCTGTAAGCGGAATTGCACAGTCCGAACATGCCTTGTATCTTGGAACTGTAGGGCAGGGGAAATTCTATGCTGTCGACAAGAGTACAGGACAATCCATCTGGTCCTATCAAGGAAAGACCCATTCTCATTCCACCCCTGTCATTCATAATAAAACCGTCATCTACGGCGATATCGACGGTACTATCTATCAGTTGCATATCAATGATGGGAGCTTGGTTCAAAAAATTGAAACCAACACCAATATTCTCAACGGAATTGAAGTGGTGGGCGACGTCGTTTATAGCGTCTCATGGGATGAATTCATCACCGCATCGGACCTGAAAACCGGAAAAATGCTCTGGAAAATTAAAGGGTATGGCGGGATGAAATCTAAACCGGCCTACAAAAATGGTCACCTCTATGTTGGCTCTGGAACCTGGCTACTGAAAATCAATGCGGCTACGGGCGAGGTTGTTTGGAAAATCGACCTGGGTACATATGTTATGGACACTCCCTTATTTCATAATAATATGATCATCGTTCGTTCTCTCTACGCGGTCTATGGACTGGAAGAACACGCAATTGACACACCGCGGACAATGTAA
- a CDS encoding class I SAM-dependent methyltransferase, with amino-acid sequence MLTIDPFPNLDDIKKYYPDDYHGFTSHHYFLIKKLKAWYWKYKVIRYSQFITNGEKILEVGCGKGDLLGEFRNRGFKQIFGLDFNAVAVQSARANGFEVHHGLLDTETYPQRNFNLIIIENLIEHVLDPLSFLQSCHELLDKGGLIVGETPNINSWDCKLFGKYWGGYSAPMHLYLLNEENIKQLAEKSGFKIRQIKNTLQPVHWALSIQHYIQHNLFKARLNNGRSAYFSLLLLFFIPISMFQSIVSNSSTVQFVLEKK; translated from the coding sequence TTGCTGACAATAGACCCTTTCCCGAATTTAGATGATATCAAGAAATATTATCCCGACGATTACCATGGCTTCACATCCCATCATTATTTCTTAATCAAGAAATTAAAGGCCTGGTATTGGAAATACAAAGTCATCCGCTATTCCCAATTCATCACAAACGGCGAAAAAATTTTAGAGGTTGGTTGCGGCAAAGGGGATTTGCTTGGAGAATTCAGAAACAGAGGGTTCAAACAGATATTTGGATTGGATTTTAATGCAGTCGCTGTTCAAAGCGCCCGCGCAAACGGCTTTGAAGTTCATCATGGATTGCTAGATACGGAGACCTACCCACAAAGAAATTTCAACCTGATTATCATTGAAAATCTCATAGAGCATGTGCTCGATCCACTCTCCTTCCTTCAATCCTGTCACGAATTATTAGACAAAGGAGGGCTAATCGTCGGTGAGACGCCAAACATCAATTCATGGGACTGTAAACTATTTGGCAAGTATTGGGGAGGCTACAGCGCACCCATGCACCTGTATCTTTTAAACGAGGAAAACATTAAGCAACTGGCAGAAAAATCTGGATTCAAAATACGTCAGATTAAAAACACGTTACAACCTGTTCACTGGGCGCTTTCGATCCAGCACTATATTCAACACAACCTGTTCAAGGCCCGCTTGAACAACGGCAGAAGCGCTTATTTCTCTCTACTCCTCTTGTTTTTCATACCCATCAGCATGTTTCAATCTATTGTCTCTAATTCGTCTACCGTACAATTTGTTTTAGAGAAAAAATAG
- a CDS encoding PQQ-like beta-propeller repeat protein yields MPGKISIIAQVVRWFALLLFILLPVTILLVIYFRPVYEPINPTTVANYKIFKFADKKKLVKLPFPVFSNLRFLYSQIRMELPPHQSTPIKIEIRGDGPSGPVLAERLVWNPNPEPQNETTTLDFFSWQHRSFFLTISGNNVEELSSLKFYFIIGDRISDLFRPDDPWETFGLGKLHLMVFIALCSFYLLFGPTCLMARVCEIRGWSPSESKRDAISLTLFWTILASSVFLAYSILVDIYLPEFSFCNGHWTTAVLHVTRSKDIPHIPFFNYAPGQAMFYSTIFWLAAKAGFPPGDVIHDEVSHRVVQFIIATIANIALYFFSVRFWKKNKLPGARLFPLLIFAMLSLWPEMIVSYLSSGVHTGVQAGLFPAIFIAFLIVSHRLSESPDWKFILLFGMIGGLAILWRNELAILPFILIALILIARGDRKGSFKIGSALIVCTILLPLAIMFYNKNEYNKFALHDSGQFSIVPINNIGYGYNDNSKGIIFWDCQTARLGHYMNKDLNPTDSGNAKYQQQYYFKHLLSTPSDLLISWSRRIPQHIFGVVSKAMPACDNVAQRFDKWFKPVGGHFIWLLLGANLFFMPFAIASFGRLTLFALLPAVFGLGIVGFAGSGIGYFPYIFLTFILALVMGMAGVWKQLSRFYDYLLTGKTLSVDNEAAVNHRKLSLANGAVVILAAILYVCIILGMNGYDPIAFNHMSPSQINEQDRMQRIYNGNKHMDTLQIRWFHPAPYVTYPFDDGHLLPYKDKAIFDQAGDLVIIDPATGHISSKRPFPHSTGCIEGFFTIHNGKLFIAEYGNKGEQVLRVVDIETGNTLHQAPTNYYIYSNIEADEHSIYFNAPTKGTYHIVKHSYTSSAGKKSGSADGSWLLEELPALSNLALSNDTIFSGTLKDGKFIAIDKKTGNIRWEFQGRGNSHATPVVLEDSVIYSDKTGMIYQLDIQTGKLLKQVDADMEVFKGIEYKDGIVYLGSWSGSFVAANLQEEKIIWRTQGRGAVMSTPLSHQKAIYVGAGTWLMKIDPVDGRVLWEINLGMFINDTPLILDQMILIRGYYGVYGVEELRTG; encoded by the coding sequence ATGCCTGGAAAAATTTCTATAATCGCGCAAGTCGTCCGATGGTTTGCGCTATTACTTTTTATCCTGCTACCTGTAACGATTCTGTTAGTTATTTATTTTCGCCCTGTCTACGAACCCATTAATCCAACCACCGTCGCAAATTATAAAATTTTTAAATTTGCGGACAAGAAAAAGCTCGTCAAACTTCCTTTCCCGGTATTTTCCAACTTACGTTTTCTTTACAGCCAGATCAGGATGGAATTACCGCCTCACCAGTCCACCCCAATAAAAATTGAAATCAGAGGAGACGGCCCATCGGGCCCTGTATTGGCTGAACGCCTTGTCTGGAACCCGAACCCTGAACCCCAGAATGAAACCACCACTCTCGACTTTTTCTCATGGCAACATCGCAGCTTCTTTCTGACGATCTCTGGCAATAATGTAGAGGAGCTTTCATCGCTGAAGTTCTATTTCATCATTGGAGACCGCATTTCGGACCTGTTTCGCCCTGATGACCCCTGGGAAACATTTGGCCTCGGCAAATTGCATTTAATGGTTTTTATTGCTCTTTGCAGTTTCTACCTTCTGTTCGGCCCAACCTGCCTCATGGCAAGAGTTTGTGAAATACGTGGCTGGTCGCCTAGCGAATCGAAACGAGACGCCATCTCATTGACCCTGTTCTGGACGATCCTTGCTTCGAGCGTGTTTCTTGCATACTCCATTTTAGTCGACATCTACCTTCCTGAATTTTCCTTCTGCAACGGACATTGGACCACAGCTGTATTGCATGTCACTCGATCCAAAGATATTCCTCACATTCCATTTTTCAATTATGCGCCGGGTCAAGCCATGTTCTACTCGACTATTTTCTGGCTGGCCGCAAAAGCGGGTTTTCCACCGGGAGATGTGATCCATGACGAAGTCTCGCACCGGGTGGTTCAATTCATAATCGCGACGATTGCAAATATAGCTCTCTACTTTTTTTCAGTTCGTTTCTGGAAAAAAAATAAACTTCCCGGCGCTCGCCTGTTTCCCTTACTGATCTTTGCGATGTTGTCGCTTTGGCCAGAAATGATCGTCTCCTATTTATCGTCCGGCGTTCATACAGGCGTTCAGGCGGGCTTATTCCCTGCAATATTCATTGCCTTTTTGATTGTCTCTCACAGATTGAGCGAATCGCCAGACTGGAAATTCATTCTCCTGTTTGGAATGATCGGCGGGCTTGCAATTCTCTGGAGAAACGAATTAGCGATTCTTCCATTTATTTTGATCGCTTTGATTCTGATTGCAAGAGGAGATCGAAAGGGATCATTCAAAATAGGAAGCGCTCTGATTGTCTGCACAATACTGCTACCTCTTGCAATTATGTTTTACAACAAGAATGAATATAACAAATTTGCTCTGCATGACAGCGGTCAGTTTTCTATCGTCCCCATCAATAATATAGGCTACGGCTACAACGATAATTCAAAGGGGATAATCTTCTGGGACTGTCAAACGGCTCGATTGGGTCATTATATGAACAAGGATTTGAACCCCACCGATTCCGGAAATGCAAAGTATCAGCAACAGTATTATTTCAAACATCTTTTATCGACCCCTTCAGATTTACTGATCTCATGGAGCCGAAGGATCCCTCAACATATATTTGGCGTCGTCAGCAAGGCAATGCCCGCGTGCGACAACGTGGCGCAAAGATTTGATAAATGGTTTAAGCCCGTCGGCGGTCATTTCATATGGCTGTTACTTGGAGCCAATTTATTCTTCATGCCCTTTGCAATTGCGTCTTTTGGTCGGTTGACCTTATTTGCTCTCCTGCCCGCTGTATTTGGACTGGGAATCGTCGGATTTGCTGGAAGCGGTATCGGTTATTTCCCTTATATTTTCTTGACCTTCATATTAGCGCTCGTCATGGGAATGGCTGGGGTTTGGAAACAACTTTCCCGATTTTATGATTACCTGCTGACCGGGAAAACCCTCTCAGTAGATAATGAGGCCGCAGTCAATCATCGAAAGCTTTCCCTTGCAAATGGAGCCGTCGTCATACTAGCGGCGATTCTGTACGTCTGTATTATTTTAGGAATGAATGGATACGATCCCATCGCCTTCAACCACATGAGCCCCAGCCAGATCAACGAGCAAGACCGCATGCAACGGATTTATAATGGCAACAAACATATGGACACATTACAAATCCGCTGGTTTCATCCGGCCCCCTATGTCACCTATCCCTTTGACGACGGCCATCTTCTGCCCTACAAGGACAAAGCTATTTTTGACCAGGCAGGCGATCTTGTGATTATCGATCCGGCCACCGGCCATATCAGTTCCAAACGACCCTTCCCTCACAGTACAGGGTGCATCGAGGGATTTTTCACCATTCATAACGGGAAATTATTCATCGCTGAATACGGGAACAAGGGCGAACAAGTATTGCGAGTCGTCGACATTGAAACCGGAAACACATTACACCAGGCTCCAACCAATTATTATATTTACTCCAACATAGAGGCCGATGAGCATTCCATTTATTTCAACGCTCCTACAAAGGGAACCTATCATATCGTCAAGCATTCCTACACTTCTTCAGCCGGCAAAAAATCTGGATCCGCTGATGGCTCCTGGTTGCTGGAGGAACTACCTGCGCTGAGCAACTTGGCGCTGTCAAACGATACGATCTTTTCCGGGACTCTGAAAGATGGGAAATTCATTGCTATCGATAAAAAAACCGGCAACATCCGTTGGGAATTTCAGGGGCGAGGGAATTCACATGCAACCCCTGTGGTTCTCGAGGATTCTGTGATTTATTCAGACAAAACAGGAATGATTTATCAGCTTGATATCCAGACAGGAAAATTACTCAAGCAAGTAGACGCTGACATGGAAGTGTTCAAGGGCATTGAGTATAAGGATGGCATTGTCTACCTTGGCTCCTGGTCCGGCTCTTTCGTAGCCGCGAATTTACAAGAGGAGAAAATCATTTGGCGAACTCAAGGGCGAGGAGCCGTTATGTCCACGCCGCTCTCCCACCAGAAAGCCATCTACGTGGGCGCAGGAACATGGCTGATGAAAATTGACCCCGTCGACGGGCGCGTGTTATGGGAGATCAATCTTGGAATGTTCATCAACGATACTCCCTTGATCCTAGATCAAATGATTCTTATTCGAGGATATTACGGAGTCTATGGAGTTGAAGAATTACGGACTGGATGA
- a CDS encoding acyltransferase produces the protein MHTSNGIGDYALVNSNSSVMMFFTISGFYMGLVFEDYKDSPKNFYANRYLRLFPTFIFVIVLHLVCKKYYDLESLSAMALVFFIWSFIFYLIIFTLSEHFGTPVQYKPLNRLNNLLRRMFQKLGRLITKNNNTREIYFPINITLISAVFIAFLYFLYGSLIQRNYTPYDPWQNFIGYLSVIPNISIFGADLLYSFVNLSWFTENYLIIVPAWSLGIELQYYLLTPLVHRLKTWMILCLIGAGLGWRYWLKSEYYETEMGNYGLFQMYSVFPGVMVFFLMGHLAYIIYSRVKDNPAWTTFGMVLWPHALLLFIYDVYWGKENSQVWIHQQGADGLIIWIIYISVMLLIPFLFLLTRRSKIDHFLGNLSYPLYISHTFIIEMTRNYLGEHIFILEPEISFSIVVGCLIFSVFLALSIEKIVEPVRDRVRGFER, from the coding sequence GTGCACACCTCCAACGGAATTGGAGACTATGCGCTGGTCAACTCCAACTCCTCTGTAATGATGTTTTTTACAATCTCGGGATTTTATATGGGATTGGTGTTTGAGGATTACAAAGACTCCCCTAAAAATTTCTATGCGAATCGATACCTGCGCCTGTTTCCCACATTTATTTTTGTCATTGTATTGCACCTGGTCTGCAAAAAATATTACGACCTCGAATCCCTTAGCGCCATGGCGCTTGTTTTTTTTATTTGGAGTTTTATTTTTTACCTGATCATATTCACATTATCCGAGCATTTTGGAACGCCTGTTCAATATAAGCCTCTCAACAGGCTAAACAATTTATTGCGAAGAATGTTTCAAAAACTTGGCCGATTGATCACAAAAAACAACAATACCCGGGAGATTTATTTCCCAATAAATATAACCCTGATTTCCGCAGTCTTTATCGCCTTCCTCTACTTTCTCTATGGCTCATTAATACAACGCAACTATACGCCCTATGATCCGTGGCAAAATTTTATTGGATACCTAAGCGTAATTCCAAACATATCAATTTTCGGAGCCGATCTACTTTATTCATTTGTTAATTTATCCTGGTTTACGGAAAATTATCTGATCATTGTCCCTGCATGGTCTTTAGGGATTGAACTTCAGTACTACCTTTTGACACCCTTAGTCCATCGACTTAAAACATGGATGATCCTGTGCCTGATAGGAGCGGGTCTGGGCTGGCGGTACTGGCTGAAATCAGAATATTATGAAACAGAGATGGGGAATTATGGTCTTTTCCAGATGTATTCTGTTTTCCCAGGAGTCATGGTCTTTTTCTTGATGGGACATCTTGCCTATATTATTTATTCAAGAGTTAAAGACAACCCGGCGTGGACCACCTTTGGAATGGTGTTATGGCCTCATGCATTGTTGTTATTCATCTACGATGTTTATTGGGGAAAGGAGAACAGTCAAGTTTGGATTCATCAACAGGGGGCAGATGGACTGATCATTTGGATAATATATATTTCTGTAATGTTGCTGATTCCTTTCCTGTTTTTGCTGACGCGCCGGTCTAAAATAGACCATTTCCTTGGCAATTTATCCTACCCACTTTATATTTCTCATACATTTATTATAGAAATGACGCGGAATTATTTAGGCGAACATATATTCATTCTTGAACCTGAAATTAGTTTTTCCATTGTAGTGGGATGCCTGATTTTTTCAGTCTTCCTGGCTTTATCTATTGAAAAAATAGTAGAACCCGTCCGGGATCGCGTTAGAGGATTTGAACGTTAA
- a CDS encoding SDR family NAD(P)-dependent oxidoreductase: MKAEEPSTNPLLILAGASGGLGQSLKQIYSDKGWRVTEISRDSCDFSSPKAVESLVSVLLLENTRPDLFIYAAALSEAGYLDEIESGALRRSFEVNFLTPVRLLEALQASELGCPRFVFIHSGAADFLIPGLAPYALSKRALRDYLNIAGLESAFHHTQILQVWPGAMATGLNEKTRLHGSFKLPRGMQARPPEEVALKIYNAVQQGADCLRLSPVPRFLGWLQSVAPCVMNALIRLHPGLKRKL, encoded by the coding sequence ATGAAGGCAGAGGAACCCTCCACAAACCCTTTGTTAATCCTGGCGGGCGCGTCCGGCGGCCTGGGCCAGTCTCTTAAGCAGATTTACTCTGACAAGGGCTGGAGGGTCACTGAAATCAGTCGGGATTCCTGTGACTTTTCAAGTCCAAAAGCGGTTGAAAGCCTGGTATCAGTTCTCCTTCTCGAAAATACGAGACCGGATTTGTTCATCTATGCGGCGGCCTTGTCCGAAGCGGGTTATCTGGATGAGATAGAGTCAGGCGCTTTGCGTCGATCTTTTGAGGTTAATTTTCTAACTCCGGTACGTTTGCTTGAAGCCTTGCAGGCATCAGAGCTGGGCTGTCCCCGATTTGTATTCATTCACTCCGGCGCGGCGGATTTTCTGATCCCCGGATTGGCCCCCTATGCTTTGAGTAAACGCGCTCTGCGAGATTATTTGAATATTGCCGGTTTGGAGTCAGCGTTCCATCACACTCAAATTTTACAGGTTTGGCCGGGAGCGATGGCGACGGGATTGAATGAAAAAACTCGACTGCATGGCAGTTTTAAATTGCCCCGGGGCATGCAAGCGCGACCTCCGGAAGAAGTGGCTCTCAAGATTTATAATGCAGTGCAACAAGGCGCTGACTGTTTGCGCCTTTCCCCGGTTCCGCGGTTTCTTGGATGGTTGCAATCCGTGGCTCCCTGTGTGATGAACGCCTTGATTCGACTTCACCCCGGTCTCAAACGAAAGCTCTGA
- a CDS encoding NAD(P)-binding protein, which translates to MFFPYTSIDSIRALSKKIEDSTDIILGAGPTGLSVGLGVALRSASHNALILEAKSRPGGLAGSFYWKNHIVDYGPHRLSTILDNVRVLAEDLLGPDCLLKMSLHGVQYSGRLFQFPPRVIDWLSPECVYHLVSFGLSYIWGHLVWITRRFDTATFESIMIRKFGNQFYNKIIYPMAKKVWIEPRDIDPSFVTQRFASIHPFEVIKKILIPKQELNPAAFYYPRKGFEQLWLNIAHRFEQEGNHIAYNTKATRVVVQDNKIVRVEFSGPDGDQAIEGDNLNVVSTIPVTGLIQILEGFEPIDRLKELASRLRFKSMLLVAFEFDQPETLPFRTHIYPEDDFIFNRLFEQNQYSRETVEEGKSVVVADITVLQGDPLFEKSDQEIIDRVKKDMAKLRYIKSWKITDAYVGRVEYAYVVPDLETRKSFHEITHILKSIPNLILSGRFGIGEYDNSDYAMDQGLAIGAMLCGESSKLDYLLTLHKTRGRPIVG; encoded by the coding sequence GTGTTCTTTCCTTACACTTCCATCGACTCGATACGAGCCTTGTCAAAAAAAATAGAAGATTCCACTGATATTATTCTTGGCGCCGGTCCCACTGGATTGAGCGTGGGCCTTGGCGTTGCGCTGAGAAGCGCGAGTCACAACGCTCTGATTCTGGAAGCAAAGAGTCGCCCCGGCGGCTTGGCGGGTAGTTTTTACTGGAAGAACCATATTGTGGATTATGGTCCTCATCGTCTTTCCACAATCCTGGATAATGTGCGCGTTCTTGCCGAAGATTTATTAGGTCCCGATTGCTTGTTGAAAATGAGTCTGCATGGCGTTCAGTACAGCGGGAGACTATTCCAATTTCCTCCAAGGGTTATCGACTGGTTGTCTCCTGAATGCGTCTACCATCTCGTTTCATTTGGATTGAGTTATATCTGGGGGCATCTTGTGTGGATCACACGCCGCTTTGATACAGCGACTTTTGAAAGCATCATGATTCGGAAGTTTGGAAATCAGTTCTATAATAAAATCATCTACCCAATGGCGAAAAAGGTGTGGATTGAACCGCGCGATATCGACCCCAGTTTTGTCACACAGCGCTTTGCGTCGATTCACCCATTTGAAGTCATCAAGAAAATATTGATCCCAAAGCAGGAATTAAACCCGGCGGCATTTTATTATCCCCGGAAAGGCTTCGAGCAGTTGTGGCTGAATATCGCCCATCGCTTCGAACAGGAAGGCAACCACATTGCCTACAACACGAAAGCGACTCGCGTGGTTGTTCAGGACAATAAAATTGTCCGGGTTGAATTTTCCGGACCGGACGGCGATCAGGCGATTGAAGGAGACAATTTGAATGTCGTGTCAACCATTCCTGTCACAGGCTTGATTCAGATACTCGAAGGTTTCGAGCCGATTGATCGCTTGAAAGAATTGGCGAGTCGCTTGAGGTTTAAGTCGATGCTCCTGGTAGCGTTTGAATTTGATCAGCCGGAGACGCTCCCGTTTCGTACGCATATCTACCCCGAGGATGATTTTATTTTCAATCGTCTCTTCGAACAAAATCAGTACAGCCGCGAAACGGTCGAGGAAGGGAAGTCGGTTGTTGTCGCAGATATCACGGTTCTCCAGGGCGATCCTCTTTTTGAAAAGTCTGATCAAGAGATCATTGATCGGGTGAAAAAGGATATGGCAAAGCTACGCTATATCAAGAGCTGGAAAATCACCGATGCCTATGTAGGGCGGGTCGAGTACGCTTATGTGGTTCCCGATCTTGAGACCCGGAAAAGTTTTCATGAGATCACTCATATTTTAAAAAGTATTCCCAACCTGATCCTTTCAGGAAGATTTGGCATCGGCGAGTACGACAACAGCGATTATGCGATGGATCAGGGCCTTGCCATTGGAGCCATGTTGTGCGGCGAAAGCAGCAAGCTGGATTATTTGTTGACCTTGCACAAAACGAGAGGGCGCCCCATCGTCGGTTGA